TGAGAACCATATGATCTGGTTATTAATCCTTCTAGCATATAGTCATATTATAAACTCAGCCCGAAGTTACAGACACATTTGAGCATATGCTTGTTACTGTATACAACTGGCTCAGGTGGGGCACATAAACATTGCACCAATCACGGAGAGCAAAGCAATGCAGAGCAATGAAAACGTACCAATCTGCTGTCATTCCATCTTGACTTGTAACAGCCCGGAGAGCAACAACATGAGAGTGTGTTCTTTGATCACCTTGAACTCCAACTGATTTTACAGGCAAAAATACAGCAAAAGCTTGCCAAATGGAGTCATAAATACCAGCATCTTTAATTGACtgaataaaaatttcatccaccTGGGAAAAACAAGTTCTTGAGGAAAAATATGCTAAATCATAACAAATTATACACAAGCTTGCACTTCCTCAAGTAAATACCAAAATACCTGACGTAGAGTATCTAAGGCATTGTCCTCAGTTACATCACCCAAGACTCGTACAGCAAGGCCAGGCCCAGGAAATGGATGGCGCtttaaaaatgaataaggaaCTGTCAATATCCTCCCAAGTTGACGAACCTTGCatattaaaagaagaaaatgggaAATAGTTTAAAGGGTGAAAAACCAATTTTAGAACTAAATGTCATCCATCAAGGAACAGAATCAAAACCTCATCCTTGAAAAGAAGTTTAAGCGGCTCAATGagttttaatttcatgtctttaGGAAGACCTCCAACATTATGATGACTTTTGATTGTGTGAGAGTGACTTCTTCCGGTTCCTGGTGGGGGACAAGATTCAATCACATCTGGATACAAGGTTCCTTGAACCAAGAAAGCAGGTTTCTTTCCTAAGTTATTCTCCAATTCTTTAGCAAAAGCATCGAAGACACAGATAAATTCTTTCCCAATTATCTTCCTTTTCAGCTCAGGGTCTACAACCCCTTTTAGCTTACTAAGAAATTGCTCAGTTGCATCAACACAAGTAACAGGCAGATGTAAATCCCTTTCAAAGGTCTCCATCACGCGTTCTCCTTATACCTACAGAAACATGTAGTAAATGTACAagcaaagaattaaaaaaacttattaagAATGGTACTATTTGGCAATTCTTTTCAAACAATTCAAGTAGTTCCTTTCATACCTTAATAAACCATTGTCAACAAAAATACAATGAAGCCAGTCTCCAATTGCCCTGTGAACTAGAGTTGCGGCAACCGTGGAATCAACACCTCCAGATAAAGCACAGATAACATGATCATCAGACCCCACCCTGTTGTTAATCACCTTAATTTCTTCAGCCATTACATCTTCCATTTTCCAGCCAGCATTCACTCCACAAACTTCAAACAAGAAAGACCTCAGCGTTTCCATCCCTTCTGGGGAATGTGTGACctatatataatcacataaaattattcaactgCTTCAAATGAATCAAAAGCATAACAATAAGCCCCCATCACCAAAAAAGAATTACTTATTAAAAGCCAACCTCAAAATAGAGCCTAGGTCCTATTTGCCAGTTACTCCCAAGATGCAAGAATTGCCAaagaactaatttttttaaagtgcAAAATGCATGATTAAACTTTTATACTAAAAAAACTACGTTTAAATTGGTGTTGCATTTAAATCATGTGTTCATTATCagtcattaaataaaaaatataagaaaaagtaACAATCAAAAGAACcttaataaacacaaaataaaacccaaaatatcaaCAAACGGTGAAAAAGCTCGAGCTA
The Gossypium raimondii isolate GPD5lz chromosome 8, ASM2569854v1, whole genome shotgun sequence DNA segment above includes these coding regions:
- the LOC105792225 gene encoding LOW QUALITY PROTEIN: uncharacterized protein LOC105792225 (The sequence of the model RefSeq protein was modified relative to this genomic sequence to represent the inferred CDS: substituted 1 base at 1 genomic stop codon), whose amino-acid sequence is MDPKAVKSDLVLILDFGSQYTHLITRRIRSLSVFSLCISGTFPLSSITSLNPKVVILSGGPHSVHADDSPSFADGFVEWAQSNGVFVLGICYGLHLLVQRLGGEVRVGEKQEYGRMEIEVEKSCGIFGGKKVGDRQVVWMSHGDEAATLPNGFEVVARSQQGAVAAVEDKDRRFYGLQYHPEVTHSPEGMETLRSFLFEVCGVNAGWKMEDVMAEEIKVINNRVGSDDHVICALSGGVDSTVAATLVHRAIGDWLHCIFVDNGLLRYERNYLNXERVMETFERDLHLPVTCVDATEQFLSKLKGVVDPELKRKIIGKEFICVFDAFAKELENNLGKKPAFLVQGTLYPDVIESCPPPGTGRSHSHTIKSHHNVGGLPKDMKLKLIEPLKLLFKDEVRQLGRILTVPYSFLKRHPFPGPGLAVRVLGDVTEDNALDTLRQVDEIFIQSIKDAGIYDSIWQAFAVFLPVKSVGVQGDQRTHSHVVALRAVTSQDGMTADWYHFEREFLDDVVQKICNNVRGVNRVALDITSKPPSTIEWE